The DNA region tATCTTTCATAGCATCATAGACATTAGTTCATACTCACCCCAGCGGCCAGTGCAAAAATGTTCCATACTAGCATTTTTCCCTGTCTAATTTTAAATATCCTGAGCTCTGGTGCTTCCACCCCATTCCTTGGGAGGCTATGCCAGATCTTGTAGCTTTCACTGTTAAGAAATGTTTACTGATATTCAGCCTACATTTCCAGTTGTCCAGTACTGTTCCCTTACTTCTAGTCAGACCCCCTTGCAACTCCCCATAGAATTCCTCTCCCCATTTAATGTTGGCATCTTACAGATGTTTGCAGGCCGTtaacatgaaatacattttaGACACTAAAGCCATAGGACCCATGATGCCTCTGCTGGAAGCTCCAAGAGGATAAATATGGTCTGTAGTGTAACCTCGTGTCTTGTTTTGTGGAAAGACTTGTGGAGATTATGGACCTGATCCGATTCCTATTAAAGTAATTGGGGGTTGGATCGGGCCATAAGGACACTTGCCCCGCCTCTGCCCTACCAGTAATCTGAGGACAGGTGTTAACGCCCACTCCTAGTGTCATATAGAATTCTGCCTGAGCACCTTGAATTAACAGGTTCTTAGCTGGGAGTTTGGCCAAGTAGATATGTCTCTAAGATGAGTCCAGCCAGGCCACAGCATTCACAGGGTTTTATTCTTTGAACTCCTGCAGGTTCAGCAGCGTGTTCCCCAGCCTGAACATGGCAGTGAAGAGACGTGAGCAGACTCTGCAAGACTACAAGCGGCTGCAGTCCAAGGTGGAAAAATACGAAGAGAAGGAGAAGACCGGCCCCATCCTGGCCAAGCTACACCAGGTACAGAGCTGGGAGTTGGGTGCTTACTGTTTGGGTTGAAAAGCTCTGGAGAGAATGTTAGGGCACCCCCTGTGTGCAGGGTGACACACTACAATTTCCCTTACGTATGTTTCATCCTGACATGCCAAGTATCGTTGAAAGGTGTAAGTGCGAGTTATTTAGCACAGTAACTGGGAATAGTGTGATGAAATTAAGACAGAGAAAATCTAGGCACCGAAGATCTATTAGGCTATGGAACAGACTCACAAGGGAAATGATCAGAACACCAtgcttgggacatttaaaactagacaggGGAAATCCACTTGGGTACAATCTTGCCTCAGCAAGGAAATGGACTGAATGATCTTTTGTCTTTCAGTATCTAAGTTCTGTATCTAAATTCTCTAAAGTATAGGCTAATTTATTCAGTGTTTTGGGTTAATGTGCCATTATTTTTTCAATATTAAATTGACATGCGCAATGCTTGGTAAATCCAGGTAAATTAAGAGCACTCAGTCTGAGACCAAACAGAAcgtcttttccaaactaaagccCACAAGAACTGGAGATAACTGTAagagcacattaggagacagCATTCCCCTGAACTTCAGAATTTGACTAAACagctataaaaaaaatcataaaattctACACATTTGCCACCTGATACAAAGCTTAGTCTCACAAAATTGCAATAACTCGTTAACATGAAACCTCACCAAATTCTTACGTCTTTCTGAAATTTGACAAAAGTtgggttttgtgttttgtttttactaaaTCTTCACCGGCATTCCCAGCAAAATCTGTCATTTCTACAAAACATTTGCTTGAAACCTTTAAGGAATAGTCGCTTCATCAGAGTGAAAGAACACACCGTTTTGATCACTTTCCCCCAAAAAATTAAGTATTGTGTTAAAGAACAGCCCTATCAGCATTAACAAAAGAGAATTCAGACTTCATAGTAAGCAGCTTATGTTGCTCAGCCTCAGTGACTAAAGCTATGGCTGGAAAAATGAGAGTTCTTTTGTCCTGGTGATTAAGtcggttttatttttttcctaatgaaCTTCTGGTATGACCTAAATTTTTCCCCCATGAAAATCTGAAATAAATAATCAAAAGTCTGAGCTTGGACACCTGGGATAGCCAGAGCTGCTGTGGGAGAGGACCTAAAGCCAGGCTATTCAAGAGAGATCCAGATATTTGGTAAAGAGTTAGTATAGTCTCATAAAGTATTTCCATCCGGCCTAAAATATAAATTGGGCTGTTTACCCAAGCCCTCAATTTTTGGATGCAGGAAGCTTCCTGAATTAACCCTCCTTTACGTGAGTTGGAACACTCTCGGCCTCAGTTTGAGTAGCTGGATTGGTGTCAGACAATGCATTTGCCCCTTTCGAGCCTGGTGTCATTTTAAGACCTTACTAGCCGGAAGTTATGCCTGCTCCATATCTCTAGCGTACTTTCCCAACAAACGCCCGGAACCTGTCTTAACACCAATCTGTCCATAGGATTAGACACCGCCAGAGCAGGACCAGCATGTGGAATCTCACTGctagcccacactccctcccttTGGAATTGCACCAGGATTAAGTGGCAGACTTGAACTTGTCTAATGTTTCAgcacccaccccctcctgcccttttCCACACCTTCTGAGAGAcatttccctttctccccacGCTTCTGTTTAAAGATCGCCAATAGGACTCTCCAAACTGAAGGTCACAGGCAAAGTGCAAAGACAGGAGAGACTCCCCTGGGGTTGACCCGGCAAATTCTCCGAGGGCATAGGGTTAGGGGAGCAAACCCTGAGGACGGACAGAAGACCATCAGAGTCTCGGCATCAGCCCAGCGGCGCTAGCAGGTCCAAGATCCAAGCCTTAGTTCAGCTTGGAGTCTCCCCTATTCACCTTTACTTCCAGCAGCATAGCAAAGTTGCTTTGCTGGCCAAGTCACACCCCCTCTCTGAATATGGGGTCATAGCACCGACATGGGCCCCTAGTATGGCGTGGGCTGTAGGGTCCTTCAGAACTTTTCACAGTTATCCCAGCAAGAGAGAGATCTGCCAATGTCCTAGCAAGACACCACCTGACCACAGGGCTGCAGGCAACAGATAAACTATGGTGCTTGCTAACATTGTCCTTGAGCTGCTAGTTAGAGGATCTTGTATCACATTCCGGGTTTGCTCTGTAGAGCTGTTTGGTTTCAGACCACAAGCTCTTCTGAGGGCCCCAGTGTATAGCCTTCATTTCTCTTTGAGGCAGGAGAAGGAACGATTTTATTGTGCCTTCCAGCAGGTCATCTGTACCTTGCTGCTCACAGAAAAGCAACTTTGATGCATATTTATAATACCACATAGAGGAAACTGGCTAAGGAAAGCTCTTAATGTTTGGTGCCCACTCACTGGGTCAGTTCGTGCATGTGGCAGATACAAGCAACTTGCCACGGTGGTGTTACAGTCCTTATTGCCTTTCAGTGACCTACCTGTGGATCTCTTTATGGAAGAGATCCAGTCATCTCCCAAACCCACAGGTTGGTCCTCAGAATATTCCCTTATCGAAAACACTAAATGTTCTTGGGCCCTAGTGCGAAAAACCATTGTTCTAAGCCAGCTTCCTGGAAGTTCATACATCGGTTTGTTTTGGGAAGGGGGATTTTTAAGGTAGCTGAGCAACCCCCTCTCATTCCCCAGGCCCGTGAGGAGCTGAGGCCAGTAAAGGAGGACTTTGAAGCCAAAAACAAGCAGCTTCTGGAAGAGATGCCCAAATTCTACAGCAGCCGCATTGACTACTTCGAGCCCAGCTTTGAATCACTGATCCGTGCTCAGGTGAGACCCATAGTGAAACCTCTCTCCCTGCACTGGCTGCCCTTATGTCAATGTCCATTATCTTGAGCACCTCTCTGGAGCACAGACCCTTTCAGATGTTATTTAGGTGAACGGTTAATCTCACCAGCATATGAGTCACTAAGACTAACACACCATCCAATTGAATAGATATTGATCCCATCGACTTCGCTGTCTTCATGCTACATCTCTCCTGGGGTTTGCAATAATCCCTTAAAATGCTGGGATGTATGAACGCGGGGAAAGAAAGTCACAGTTGAACAGCATCAATCCTGAACTTTGGGGTTATCATGGAAGCTATAGTTGGGCACTATAGGTTGCCTGACCCGTTATCTGGCAGAAGATCAAGTTGGGTACTATGGTAGCTGAATGCCATGCAGGAAGAATGGCATGAAGTGAACTTTGCGCCCTTTCTGCGTCATAAAGTGTTGCCCGGATCTAAGCTATGTAGAAAACAAGGACTGGAGACTAGGCAGTGACTTAATACCTTAATCCTTTATGATCACCACTCAGGACCCCAAATGCAGAGAGCCAGGGTATTCAGATCAGccagccacccagccccacaATCTCACCTGTTTCGGGAGGGGCCACTCtgctcattgacttgaatgggattgTAGGATGGGGCCCTAAATAAACATCATGAATGTTTTGCTCAGGATCTTCTGCTGAAGCAAAGCACAGGGTTTTGTGTTTTCCGCTGCCCAATCTCTCTGTTGGCACAAGTGATAGAGAATGGGAATCTCAGTTTTGGCCCGTGTTGGGACATGGTGCAGGGCAGGCTGTAATATAGATTAGTTTGGGGGGGGTTGGAATGTCATAACTCAaatccctccctttcccctgggGATTCATGTGATCAGTGGCCAAAAGAATGTGATATAGTTTGATTCAGGGACGTGTTCATGTGAGCCCCTGTGGACAAGGTCCTTTCTCCCCGACCTCCTCTATGAGGAAGGGCCGTAAATCTTTGCCCAAACTTGCAGGCCCTCCTCTTGTGGAGAGAGGGAATGAGGAAGGTGAGAAGCATCCTAGGTTTCCTCTCTGCAGAGGCTTCTCCCCATGGAGCTGGCCAGCCCGATGGGGCAGAACAAACTTTTCCTTTCTGAGCAGGCGTACAAGTTCACAAGGTGTGACTCGGGATAGGGGAGACAAGTGTGGCTGATTAAACGCACACCAGGCATCAGTTGGGGTGATGAGTATCTTAGACTGCCATGTTCACACTCCCCTAGACCTAGCTACGCCCACTTACCAATGCTTTGGGAAAGTGAAATTGGTGTGAGTTAAATGTGGGGAAGGCCTGCCATAAGGTACACCTTCCCACTCTCTCCTGTTGGTTGCGTTTGCTGCCAGTTTTCTCTATGACAtcgattttaaagccagaagggaccgttatcaTCGGTTAAACTGACATCCTAGAGGTCATAGAGCGTGGGGGAAACTGACATGCATCCGCACAGGTTCATCATTGTAGGTGCTTCCTGGGATTTGAACTTGTGATTTTTGGCGTCCCAGAGAAGCACTGTGCCCCTGGACTAGTTGCTACGGTAGACTCAGTGGGCCAGAGACGGAGCTGATGTGTAAGGTAGTAGTAACAGTCCAAATAAGCAATTCTAGAGGCAGAGTAAGAGGCATGTTAAGGGGactggagaaggtgtaaataaCATCAGTTCAGACCTCTGAACTTGGGCCTCTGCAAACCGGAAAGCAACTTGCCCTCAGACTGATTCACCCTAAGGTCCCTCTGCTAGAGACCAGCGATGCTGTTCTGTCTCAGTCATGCTGGAGGAGAGGGCTCCATGCTCCAAGCGTCAAATGACGAGGCTCCCCAGAGCCACAGCAGGGTTGACGTGGCCCTTCTGAGGTAGATTAACAGCCCAGACAGTTCTCTGCAGTGGATCTTTTGGTTGAGGCCTTGAAACCCAGAGTGTGGTGTCTGCTTTACGTATACATGAACGATCCTCTCGCAGTTTCCTAAGGGTGAGGCCTTGCCCTGGTGTCTTTGGCCTATGTTTCCCTTACTCCTGTTGGGCTGTGTGCCAGTTGGCTGCTGCCCTCTGCTCTTAAGGTGGTTGCATTGCGTTGTGTTGGGTGCCTGTGCTCTGTGAGGCGCTCTGAGGAATGAAAGAGCTTATACGAAACCAAACAGTTCCTGTGCCTTCTCCTCCCCGACCTCAAGAACACGTGATCCTGGTGTGAAACAATTTTGAAACTTCGAGGTGCCCAACACAAACCCAAGTTGCTCCTGTGCTGGCACTTGTGTGCCCCAGCCGCCACGGCCTGTCCCTTTGctgcatctgtctgtctgtgactCTGACATGGACTTGCTTGCAAGACCCTCTGCTAGAACCCTTTCCatgagaatttttttgtttttgtttgtttgccaaTTGCTCTTGCCCATGAAGCTAGAGCCAACCCAGCTCCGCCTCTGCTGGGTTTGACACTTCTTGGGAGGTGagtggggaagaggaaagaggGTTTTTCCATTCACCTTTGGAGGGGAGTGAGGTGTCAGTCCTGCTCTGCATCCCCCTGAGCGTAAGCCCATGGTAGCAGAGCTCCGGGAGGGCCCAGCTATAAAGGAGCAACCAGGTTGAAAGCCAAGACTAAGCTGTTGGTTCTTGCTGCACAATCTAGTGACGTTGCTGGCTGGGCAGGCAGTTGCATGCTCCCAAGCTTGCTCTTTTCCCTTGCtttggctggcagctgggactgcaGGACCTAGCagatctctttcccttctccagaGGCCATTAATACATGGGTCTGTTCCATGTCTGTGCAAAGATTCCTCAGTTGTCTAGTGCTCACATGCCTTTTTCTTTTGCCCCTTTCCTGAGGTTGCTTGGAGGGGTGATTTATTCCCTTCCTGCCTCACAAAAGAGGCACCTCTAGGAGCTCGCCAAGCACAGAGAGTTGCAAAGAAATCTGGGACTGTCCCTGGGTTCTTACTGACAGTCACTCCCTttgttggggcaggggtggaggggtaGCAGCAGCTCTGAGTCATTCACGGCCACACTTGGTAGGGTTACTTGGCCCTTCCATAGCACCCTCcgtctcaaagcacttcacacacATGCAGGAGGTATTTCCCCACTTTGCAGATGGGTAATCTGATCTGCCCAAGGCAACGTAATGAGTCAGTGCTGAGCCAGGAATCCAACTCACTGCTGTGACCACTGAACTGCAGCGTCGCTGTTGGGGCCATTAAGGCAGAGGCTTGCAAGTAGTTTTCCTCCCAGCCTGTAATGGGGCCTAGGGCTGGCGAGAGCATCCCTTTTTCTGACCCTGTTTGCGTGCCGAATGGGCATGAGCTCGTGCTCAAAGGCATGTGAACGGTAATGGGCTGCTCTGCCACCCCCGGCCAGCCCATTCATCCCGCCGgcgttctttctctctctcgccATGCCTCATTTATCTTTGCAGGGTTTCAAGTTACTCAGTGGAATTTCTATTTTAGTTCTCATCTGTGGAATAGTAGTGATCATTTCAGAGACTGGGAGGGAGGGCACAGCTGACACTGGGGCAGATGCCATCGTTTTCTGAACGAAACTAGAACCAGCAGCAGTTTCACCTCCCAAGCATTAGGAACTGGAGGTTCCTCTCTCTAGTCTGCttgagctgctgctgggacacACTGTGCATGTTAATTTACAAGAGGGACCCATGGCACTGGACTCAGGGTTGCAAAGCTCtgaatagctgtgtagatgtccctgcttgggctgaagcccagcatggagggagggtctcagagcccaggatcCAGCATAAGtgggaacgtctacactgctcATTTTTGCCCTGCAGTCTGagcctgcaagcccaagtcagtggcTGTTCCTCCAAAGGGGAGCACTGCTCCTACTCACAGCACCCCGTAAATACGGACTTATGGCTAAGCCTCCTCCAGAACATAGAGATGGGAAAGACCTGTGCCCTCTGGCACACCCTAAACAGCTCCAGAAAAGTAACTTTATGGTTTGGACCTAACTAGacctgccggggggggggtgcgccaggggtttgggttcctatggcaCAACTTGAACTcaccctccccctcaaaaaactCGATAAGGCTGTATCCATGATCAAAGCCCCATTTTCTAACACAATCCCCTTGGCACAGGAGGGAGGGCTGTTTGGTTTAACAGCTACAATTCATCAACCAGCAAGAACCTTGTTTTATGTAGGACCTACATAAATATGCCCTGTTGTCATGCTATTTCTCAACAAGAGAGGTAGAACTGAAAGCAGTGAGACATTAGTGATGGGTGCTGTATACATAGAGAAAATCGAGAAAGCCTGGTCTAGCAGAACAGACAAGAGGAATTAGGAGCCTTTGACTGTGTCAATAGATTCTGTCAAAATCTATCTAGAactagaaaaaaacagaaaagctaGAGGCTTACGCAGTAGTGAGGGAGAGGTGCAGAGAGAAAAGGAACATTTGATGTAGGGTGGTTGTTTTTCAGAGAAACCTGGCGGCACAGCATTGTCAGCCTGTGAAGCATCCTGCAGCGCCAGGGCTCTAGGTAGCTAACAACCGCGCTATTGTGATGCAACAGACAATGTGATATTGTCTTGGTTCATGTTTGAACACTGCAAGTAGGAGCATAGTACTGCCCAGTGGAAAACTGCAATGCCATTGAATCCAACACAGGACAACCCTGCCATGTGTGGCACTTGAGGTGGAGCAATGACTTCATTGAGAGATTAGTAGATGCCAGGTCCTTTGTGACATGGGTATGAATGCTCCCTCTTGCCCAACTCTGGGATCAGAGCACCCTCTAGTGAACATGCTCATGCCTGTATTTTAGTTGGTGGCCTATGTAACATGAGCTGATTGTCTAGCAGGCAGTTGAGGAGACAGAACTGAGTGCCTCCCGACACACACACTGGCAGAGCTGTTCGGCTGCTAGCCTCCATACGCAGTAAAATGGAGAGGTTAGGGTTAGTGGAATTGTGTTTTGTCACAGCAGGCTTCTTTGGGAGGGGCAGCCTTTTAGTTGCTATTGTCTAGGAAAAGGAATTGATTTTGCACAGTTCTTCCCAGGCTTCCTGGCAATCGTTGGAGTGTCGAGCCCTAGTGGATTTTTAAACAACTGCCCACTCTGCTTGTGGGCACAGGGTAAACCAGCAAGCCTACTGACTGCCAAAACAAACAGGCTCTTCAGAGTAGGGGGAGACCATCTCCatggagacagacacacacagaggagTCACATCCCTGTGCAGGTGTTCACTGCAACCACCTGGAAAAGGACAGTAAAGCATGGAGGAAAGACTTAGGAATCTATTTAAGGCTGACACAGTCTCTTTCCAGGTTGTGTACTACACTGAAATGCACAAGATCTTCGGAGACCTGACAAAGCAGATTGATGAGCCAGGCCTCACAGATgagcagagggagaaagagaatgaAGCCAAGCTGAGTGAGCTCCGGGCCCTGTCCATTGTGGCTGATGACTGACTGCCCTCATCACGCACAGGGTGGAGGTGGAAACTGACTGACTCTAGGTTTCAAGAGTAAGAAAAGCAGAAACTATTTCTGGCTACCTCATGCAATGGGCCTGGTGGTGTTCAGCCAAGGCCAGATCATGGACTTATTTCTTTAAAAGTAGTATAACGATACTAATAAAGATGCCCTGTTTTACCTGCAAACAACAATGTACACATGGTTTTCCTGTAGCACACAACTATTTattgataattaaaaaaaattatacaaagaTAGCCACAGACAAACAAGTGAAGAAAAAAAGGAGAGTTTTTAAACCTTTCCCATTAAATACAAGTTGTTACCACATTTATTGTCTAAAGCACCACATCAAAACTAAGTGCAGATGGCAGACCTTCATTTTAAGACCCTTTTGTGTTTATTGTAAAAAGGGGGAGGCATGGGCAGTGATGCTCAGTTTTTTTTGACAACCTTGGTTGTCGCAAAGCCAGTTCATGGGCATCAGCACTTGCACACACTAGGCTGTGAAAATTCCTACCTCAGAAGTTTGTCATGTGCTGCAGCCCAACACTGTCCTGTTTCCCCCATAATGGGAATCCAGCTCAAGTCTCCCTCAGGCAGCGAAAGGGTTGGTTCCTGGTTCCGCTCATGACAGGGCACAGACTCTGCTCTCTTCTGGCACACTATAGCTTCAGGGAGTCACAGGTGTCAGTTGCTAGATGATggttcctcctccttcttctccaaGCAGTTATTAGTCTggcagagagaaggaaggcaggCATGAGACAGGCCCCTCTCCCCAAAAAACCAAATGCAAGAGGAGACACTAATTATGCTGTCTCCTCTCTCAGAAAAAGCTGGGGGGGTGAATTGATTGATACCTTCTCAATGATCTTCTGGATCTCCAGC from Gopherus evgoodei ecotype Sinaloan lineage chromosome 2, rGopEvg1_v1.p, whole genome shotgun sequence includes:
- the BIN3 gene encoding bridging integrator 3 isoform X3, with translation MSWIPFKIGQPKKQIVPKTVERDFEREYGKLQQLEDQTKKLQKDMKKSTDADVAMSKSAVKISSDLLSNPLCEQDPNFLAMVTALDTAMKRMDSFNQEKVNQIQKTVIEPLKKFSSVFPSLNMAVKRREQTLQDYKRLQSKVEKYEEKEKTGPILAKLHQAREELRPVKEDFEAKNKQLLEEMPKFYSSRIDYFEPSFESLIRAQVVYYTEMHKIFGDLTKQIDEPGLTDEQREKENEAKLSELRALSIVADD
- the BIN3 gene encoding bridging integrator 3 isoform X2; translation: MSQKELSLTLRSLDSVQDWAAQETDCTQDGGERLRKGIWETSAAGRSDQETAEGHEEEHRCRCGHVKISCENLFGPVVQSTLRARPQFPGDGNSPGHCHEENGLFQPREGVNQIQKTVIEPLKKFSSVFPSLNMAVKRREQTLQDYKRLQSKVEKYEEKEKTGPILAKLHQAREELRPVKEDFEAKNKQLLEEMPKFYSSRIDYFEPSFESLIRAQVVYYTEMHKIFGDLTKQIDEPGLTDEQREKENEAKLSELRALSIVADD